One genomic window of Penaeus chinensis breed Huanghai No. 1 chromosome 35, ASM1920278v2, whole genome shotgun sequence includes the following:
- the LOC125044481 gene encoding eukaryotic translation initiation factor 3 subunit A-like yields the protein MIKGNESSPYIKQSTIHNPYGIYKMKRLLEPTLRKNPGPDSLRPLKVEGDLTSDRLGAVTRPLASRGGAAAVPPSPRACPGRKNSKDRKDRRDRKDRKDRRDRKDRKDRKDRKDRKGIRAKCTHGQ from the exons ATGATCAAAGGGAATGAGAGTTCACCctatataaaacaatccactATCCACAATCCATATGGCATCtacaagatgaaaaggcttctggagccaaccctgaggaaaaatccggggcCAGACTCTCTAAGGC CTCTCAAGGTCGAGGGTGACCTGACGTCGGACCGCCTCGGCGCGGTGACCCGGCCGCTCGCCTCGCGCGGAGGAGCAGCGGCCGTTCCTCCGTCACCTCGCGCGTGCCCGGGCAGGAAGAACAGTAAGGACAGGAAGGACAGGAGGGACAGGAAGGACAGGAAGGACAGGAGGGACAGGAAGGACAGGAAGGACAGGAAGGACAGGAAGGACAGGAAGGGCATCAGGGCAAAGTGCACACATGGTCAGTAG
- the LOC125044479 gene encoding eukaryotic peptide chain release factor subunit 1-like: MQEHSGVCLKNSDVDELRARFVGPKEHKARDLVATSLDVLQVLQGRKPLQNHIYGYVVLMGDHHTIARGTFRAYEILHDKSVRIANRHGRGGQSQNRFARLAEETRVQHLNLVLDRMAEAFFDGEGRCSVEKIVVGGPGPMKQQLLEHLPEKWAEAVDQNPVTVDHTSALGMHELVQLLEERCALVSKVELQRQRQRMRKEGRKDQKGQQRGGGRKERQEKANERRKREEEEEERLREERERALQEHLERRKGKKRQN, translated from the exons ATGCAAGAACACAGCGGCGTTTGTCTGAAAAACTCGGACGTCGACGAGCTGCGGGCCCGCTTTGTGGGTCCGAAGGAACATAAGGCTCGAGATCTCGTGGCCACGTCGCTGGACGTGCTGCAGGTCCTTCAGGGCAGAAAGCCCTTG CAGAACCACATCTACGGCTACGTCGTCCTCATGGGCGACCACCACACCATCGCCAGGGGGACCTTCAGGGCGTACGAGATCCTCCACGACAAGAGCGTCCGCATCGCCAACAGGCACGGGCGCGGCGGCCAGTCGCAGAACCGCTTCGCCAGACTCGCCGAGGAGACCCGCGTGCAGCACCTGAACCTCGTGCTCGACCGCATGGCCGAGGCCTTCTTCGACGGCGAGGGGCGCTGCTCGGTCGAGAAGATCGTGGTGGGCGGCCCCGGGCCCATGAAGCAGCAGCTGCTCGAGCACCTGCCCGAGAAGTGGGCCGAGGCCGTGGACCAGAACCCCGTGACCGTGGACCACACGAGCGCCCTCGGGATGCACGAGCTCGTCCAGCTGCTGGAGGAGAGGTGCGCCCTGGTCTCCAAGGTGGAGctgcagaggcagaggcagaggatgCGCAAGGAAGGCCGGAAGGATCAGAAGGGGCAGCAGCGGGGCGGTGGCAGGAAGGAGCGCCAAGAGAAGgcaaatgagagaaggaagagggaggaggaggaggaggagaggctcaGGGAAGAGCGCGAGAGGGCGCTGCAGGAGCATCTCGAGCGGCGCAAGGGCAAGAAGAGGCAGAACTGA